The following proteins are co-located in the Pseudomonas cavernae genome:
- a CDS encoding NAD(P)H-dependent oxidoreductase: MAEAMKSGATPLEGDGKRILMIFGTPKAGSLCHALGEAYAQGARSEGHVVRQLRLGEMAFDPVLRGGYDHNQNLEPDLLEAQRQIHWAEHLVFVYPVWWGGLPALLKGFFDRVFLPGFAFKYHGRSQLWDKLLSGRTADLLVTLDTPRWYFRWIYGAPAHRQMVRTILGFCGIKTRRLAEFSPVRPSSEAQRQDWLRRAEQLGGRV; encoded by the coding sequence ATGGCTGAGGCAATGAAAAGCGGCGCCACTCCGCTGGAAGGTGACGGCAAACGCATCCTGATGATCTTCGGCACGCCCAAGGCCGGCAGCCTGTGCCATGCCCTCGGCGAGGCCTATGCCCAGGGCGCACGGAGCGAGGGGCATGTGGTGCGCCAGCTGCGGCTCGGCGAGATGGCCTTCGACCCGGTGCTGCGCGGCGGCTACGACCACAACCAGAACCTCGAACCCGACCTGCTGGAGGCGCAGCGGCAGATTCACTGGGCCGAGCATCTGGTGTTCGTCTATCCGGTCTGGTGGGGCGGCCTGCCGGCGCTGCTCAAGGGCTTCTTCGACCGCGTATTCCTGCCCGGTTTCGCCTTCAAGTACCATGGCCGCTCGCAGCTGTGGGACAAACTCCTGAGCGGGCGCACGGCCGATCTGCTGGTCACTCTGGACACCCCGCGCTGGTATTTCCGCTGGATCTACGGCGCCCCGGCGCATCGGCAAATGGTCCGCACCATCCTCGGCTTCTGCGGCATCAAGACCCGTCGCTTGGCCGAGTTCTCGCCGGTACGGCCCTCCTCCGAAGCCCAACGGCAGGACTGGCTACGCCGCGCGGAACAGCTCGGCGGGCGTGTTTGA
- a CDS encoding DMT family transporter encodes MHISSGRWLYGLLLALITAVLWGMLPIQLKEVLPAMDPITVTWYRLLVAGSILLGYLAASRRLPSFRALGRKGRWLLLVAIAGLTGNYVLYLLGLELLSAGTTQLVIQMAPVLFLVSSLFVFRERFSLGQGAGLLLLLLGFGLFFNQRLDELLSSLTAYTTGVLIVLLAAFVWTFYGLAQKQLLTVWNSVQVMMVIYLACAAVLTPWAQPQQVLVLSPLQGWLLLACCLNTLVAYGAFAEALAHWEASRVSATLAITPLVTFASVALAASLWPEHVQPEQVNGLAYAGALLVVLGSALTALGPSLLAGLRARRARLAAQL; translated from the coding sequence ATGCATATTTCTTCCGGCCGTTGGCTCTACGGCCTGCTCCTTGCCCTGATCACCGCGGTGCTGTGGGGCATGCTGCCGATCCAGCTCAAAGAAGTCCTGCCGGCGATGGACCCGATCACTGTCACCTGGTATCGCCTGCTGGTGGCGGGCTCGATCCTGCTCGGCTATCTGGCGGCGAGCAGACGCCTGCCGAGCTTCCGTGCCTTGGGGCGCAAGGGCCGCTGGTTGTTGCTGGTGGCCATCGCCGGTCTGACCGGCAATTACGTGCTCTATCTGCTCGGCCTCGAGCTGCTCAGCGCGGGTACTACGCAGTTGGTGATCCAGATGGCACCGGTGCTGTTTCTGGTCAGCAGCCTGTTCGTGTTTCGCGAGCGCTTCAGCCTCGGCCAGGGCGCCGGTCTGCTGCTGCTCTTGCTGGGTTTCGGCCTGTTCTTCAATCAGCGCCTTGATGAACTGTTGTCGTCGCTGACGGCCTACACCACCGGGGTACTGATCGTGCTGCTGGCGGCCTTCGTCTGGACCTTCTATGGCCTGGCGCAGAAGCAGTTGCTCACGGTTTGGAATTCCGTGCAGGTGATGATGGTGATCTACCTGGCCTGCGCCGCCGTGCTGACGCCCTGGGCTCAGCCACAGCAGGTGCTCGTCCTCAGCCCGTTGCAGGGCTGGCTGCTGCTGGCCTGCTGCCTGAATACCCTGGTCGCCTATGGCGCCTTCGCCGAAGCACTGGCGCATTGGGAAGCCTCGCGCGTCAGCGCCACGCTGGCGATCACGCCGTTGGTGACCTTCGCCTCGGTGGCCCTGGCCGCCAGCCTATGGCCGGAGCATGTGCAGCCCGAGCAGGTGAACGGGCTCGCCTATGCCGGTGCCTTGCTGGTGGTGCTCGGTTCGGCGCTCACCGCGCTGGGGCCGTCGCTGCTGGCCGGCCTGCGCGCCCGGAGGGCGCGGCTCGCCGCACAACTCTAA
- a CDS encoding DUF6316 family protein: MYGQRASDLSASTHYRSERISAVNGQYFFSTREGTLEGPYFTRFDAEREIGQYVRRQIQASQLLKHRSR, encoded by the coding sequence ATGTACGGGCAACGGGCGTCAGATCTCAGCGCCAGCACGCATTACCGCAGCGAGCGGATCAGTGCGGTGAACGGCCAGTATTTTTTCTCGACGCGTGAAGGGACTCTGGAAGGCCCGTATTTCACCCGCTTCGATGCGGAGCGGGAGATTGGTCAGTACGTCCGCCGGCAGATCCAGGCCAGCCAGCTGCTCAAGCACCGCAGCCGCTAG
- a CDS encoding thiolase family protein, which yields MREVVIVDSVRTGLAKSFRGKFNQTRPDEMAAHCVNALLARTGIDPLLVDDCVVGAGSNEGAQGHNIGRNVAVLSGLGIGVAGMTLNRYCSSGLQAIAIAANQIASGCSDVIVAGGVESITLTVKSVNRDNFVNPRLQLEHPGIYYPMGQTAEIVARRYNVTREQQDLYALQSQQRTARAQAEGLFDDEIVPMQVKYLVEDKASGEQKIVEGVVDRDDCNRPDTTIESLNGLKPVFAEDGSVTAGNASQLSDGASMTLVMSLDKALELGLKPKAYFRGFTVAGCEPDEMGIGPVFSVPKLLKAKGLQIADIDLWELNEAFASQCLYSRDRLGIDNDKYNVNGGSISIGHPFGMTGSRQVGHIVRELQRRKLRYGIVTMCVGGGMGASGLFEAYN from the coding sequence ATGCGTGAAGTGGTGATAGTCGACAGCGTGCGGACTGGCCTGGCCAAGTCCTTCCGCGGCAAGTTCAACCAGACTCGTCCGGACGAGATGGCGGCGCACTGCGTCAACGCCCTGCTGGCACGCACCGGTATCGACCCGCTGCTGGTCGACGATTGCGTGGTCGGCGCCGGCTCCAACGAGGGTGCCCAGGGCCACAACATCGGCCGCAACGTCGCCGTGCTGTCCGGTCTGGGCATCGGTGTGGCGGGCATGACCCTCAACCGCTACTGCTCGTCCGGCCTGCAGGCCATCGCCATCGCCGCCAACCAGATCGCTTCCGGTTGCAGCGACGTCATCGTCGCCGGCGGCGTCGAGTCCATCACCCTGACGGTGAAGAGCGTCAACCGCGACAACTTCGTCAACCCGCGCCTGCAGCTGGAACATCCGGGGATCTACTACCCGATGGGGCAGACCGCCGAAATCGTCGCCCGCCGCTACAACGTCACCCGTGAACAACAGGACCTCTACGCCCTGCAGAGCCAGCAGCGCACCGCGCGGGCCCAGGCCGAAGGCCTGTTCGACGATGAAATCGTGCCGATGCAGGTCAAGTACCTGGTCGAGGACAAGGCCAGCGGCGAGCAGAAAATCGTCGAAGGCGTGGTCGATCGCGACGACTGCAACCGTCCGGACACCACCATCGAGAGCCTCAACGGCCTGAAACCGGTGTTCGCCGAGGATGGCTCGGTCACCGCCGGCAACGCCTCGCAGCTGTCCGACGGCGCCTCGATGACGCTGGTGATGAGCCTGGACAAGGCGCTGGAGCTGGGCCTCAAGCCCAAGGCGTACTTCCGCGGCTTCACCGTTGCCGGCTGCGAGCCGGACGAGATGGGCATCGGCCCGGTGTTCTCGGTGCCCAAGCTGCTCAAGGCCAAGGGTCTGCAGATCGCCGACATCGACCTGTGGGAGCTCAACGAAGCCTTCGCTTCGCAGTGCCTGTACAGCCGCGACCGTCTGGGCATCGACAACGACAAGTACAACGTCAACGGCGGCTCGATCTCCATCGGCCACCCGTTCGGCATGACCGGTTCGCGTCAGGTCGGCCACATCGTGCGTGAATTGCAGCGGCGCAAGCTGCGCTACGGCATCGTCACCATGTGCGTGGGCGGTGGCATGGGCGCTTCCGGCTTGTTCGAGGCCTATAACTGA
- the pap gene encoding polyphosphate:AMP phosphotransferase, producing MFESAEIGHAIDKETYEAAVIELREALLEAQLELKQRASFPVLVLINGIEGAGKGETVKLLNEWMDPRLIQAESFLLPTDEELSRPPQWRFWRKMPPKGKIGIFFGNWYSQMLIGSVEGRLKNAEMGQAIEEIVRTERMFSDEGALIFKFWFHLSKKKLKERQKELENDPRHKWQVSVLDWKQTKVYDKMVRGAERILRRTSHEYAPWYVIEGSDPYYRSLSVGRILLQGLQAALQADKPQRLQPHAAPLVASLDNRALLDSLDLSLALSKDAYQKQLAGEQARLAKLISDKRFRRHALMAVFEGNDAAGKGGAIRRVTGALDPRQYRTVPIAAPTEEERAQPYLWRFWRHVPGKRQFTIFDRSWYGRVLVERVEGFCSPADWLRAYSEINDFEEQLHNYGVVVVKFWLSIDQDTQMARFKEREQIAFKRYKITEEDWRNRDKWDQYVDAVGDMVDRTSTAIAPWTLVEANDKRYARVKVLRTLNDALEAAFARA from the coding sequence ATGTTCGAATCAGCGGAAATCGGCCATGCCATCGACAAGGAAACCTACGAAGCCGCGGTCATCGAATTGCGCGAAGCGCTGCTGGAGGCGCAGCTCGAGCTGAAGCAGCGCGCCAGCTTCCCCGTGCTGGTGCTGATCAACGGCATCGAAGGCGCGGGTAAGGGCGAGACGGTCAAACTGCTCAACGAGTGGATGGACCCGCGCCTGATCCAGGCCGAGAGTTTTCTCCTGCCGACCGACGAGGAACTGTCGCGGCCGCCGCAGTGGCGCTTCTGGCGCAAGATGCCGCCGAAGGGAAAGATCGGCATCTTCTTCGGCAACTGGTACAGCCAGATGCTGATCGGCAGCGTCGAGGGGCGGCTGAAGAACGCCGAGATGGGGCAGGCCATCGAGGAGATCGTGCGCACCGAGCGGATGTTCAGCGACGAAGGCGCGCTGATCTTCAAGTTCTGGTTCCACCTCTCGAAGAAGAAGCTCAAGGAGCGCCAGAAAGAGCTGGAAAACGATCCGCGGCACAAATGGCAGGTCAGCGTGCTGGACTGGAAGCAGACCAAGGTCTACGACAAGATGGTGCGCGGCGCCGAGCGCATCTTGCGCCGCACCAGCCACGAATATGCGCCCTGGTACGTGATCGAGGGTTCCGATCCCTATTACCGCAGCCTGAGTGTCGGCCGCATTCTCCTGCAAGGCTTGCAGGCGGCCTTGCAGGCCGACAAGCCGCAGCGGCTGCAGCCGCATGCCGCACCGCTGGTGGCCAGCCTGGACAACCGCGCGCTGCTGGATAGCCTCGACCTCAGCCTGGCCCTGAGTAAGGACGCCTACCAGAAGCAGCTGGCGGGCGAACAAGCGCGCCTCGCCAAGCTGATCAGCGACAAGCGCTTCCGCCGGCATGCCTTGATGGCGGTGTTCGAGGGCAACGATGCGGCCGGCAAGGGCGGGGCGATCCGCCGCGTCACCGGTGCGCTCGATCCGCGCCAATACCGTACCGTGCCGATCGCCGCGCCGACCGAGGAGGAGCGCGCCCAGCCCTATCTCTGGCGCTTCTGGCGGCACGTGCCGGGCAAGCGCCAGTTCACCATCTTCGACCGTTCCTGGTATGGCCGCGTGCTGGTCGAGCGGGTCGAGGGCTTCTGCTCACCGGCCGACTGGCTGCGCGCCTACAGCGAGATCAACGACTTCGAGGAGCAGCTGCACAACTACGGTGTGGTGGTGGTGAAGTTCTGGCTGTCGATCGACCAGGACACGCAGATGGCGCGCTTCAAGGAGCGCGAACAGATCGCCTTCAAGCGCTACAAGATCACCGAGGAAGACTGGCGCAACCGCGACAAGTGGGACCAGTACGTCGATGCCGTCGGCGACATGGTCGACCGCACCAGCACGGCCATCGCGCCCTGGACCCTGGTGGAGGCCAACGACAAGCGCTATGCCCGGGTGAAGGTGCTGCGCACCCTCAACGATGCGCTGGAAGCGGCCTTCGCACGCGCTTGA
- the mnmC gene encoding bifunctional tRNA (5-methylaminomethyl-2-thiouridine)(34)-methyltransferase MnmD/FAD-dependent 5-carboxymethylaminomethyl-2-thiouridine(34) oxidoreductase MnmC codes for MSEPPSATFSHAQIDWDDRGLPRSRVFGDVYFSSLDGLEETRQVFLANNELAPRFAALPEGGQLVIGETGFGTGLNFLCAWQLFEQSAPAGARLHFVSVEKYPLSRADLQRALALWPQLAAYAEPLLAQYVAIHPGFQRLLFAEGRVVLTLLIGDALECLAQLDARVDAWFLDGFAPAKNPQMWNAELYAELARLSAPGATLGTFTSAGFVRRGLKEVGFEMKRMPGMGKKWEVMKGRFAGQSQSGGKPWFARPTFVPARREALVIGAGLAGCATAASLAARGWQVGLLERHAELAQEASGNPQGVLYLKLSAHGTALSRLILSGFGHTRRLLERLKRGQDWDACGVLQLAFDAQEGARQAKLAAAFAPELLRPVEQAEAESLAGVALASGGLYFPEGGWVHPPALCRRFAEHANIRLLTHREALELRRDGALWQAWAGDRLLAEAPVVVLAGAAEVRRFAQTAELPLKRIRGQITRLQQTAASAALHTVVCAEGYVAPARDGEHTLGASFDFASDDLTPTTAEHLGNLGLLAEISTDLAARLQVAQLSPEQLEGRAAFRCTSPDYLPIVGPLADASAFAAAYAVLGKDARQTPDAPCPWLDGLYLNSGHGSRGLITAPLAGELLAAWLDDEPLPLPRAVAEACHPNRFLRRRLIRGQ; via the coding sequence ATGTCCGAGCCCCCTTCCGCCACCTTCAGCCATGCCCAGATCGACTGGGACGACCGGGGTTTACCGCGCTCCAGGGTATTCGGCGACGTGTACTTCTCCAGCCTCGACGGCCTGGAGGAGACCCGCCAGGTGTTTCTCGCCAACAACGAGCTGGCGCCGCGCTTCGCCGCGCTGCCGGAAGGTGGTCAGCTGGTGATTGGCGAGACCGGTTTCGGCACCGGCCTGAATTTTCTCTGCGCCTGGCAGTTGTTCGAGCAAAGCGCCCCGGCCGGCGCCCGCCTGCACTTCGTCAGCGTCGAGAAGTACCCGCTGAGCCGCGCCGACCTGCAGCGTGCGCTGGCCCTGTGGCCGCAGTTGGCGGCCTATGCCGAGCCACTGCTGGCGCAGTACGTGGCCATCCACCCCGGCTTCCAGCGCCTGCTGTTCGCCGAGGGCCGCGTGGTGCTCACCCTGCTGATCGGCGATGCCCTGGAATGCCTGGCGCAACTGGATGCCCGGGTCGACGCCTGGTTCCTCGATGGCTTCGCCCCGGCCAAGAACCCGCAGATGTGGAACGCCGAGCTGTACGCCGAACTGGCACGCCTGTCCGCCCCCGGCGCGACGCTGGGCACCTTCACCAGCGCCGGCTTCGTGCGTCGCGGACTGAAGGAAGTCGGCTTCGAGATGAAGCGGATGCCCGGCATGGGCAAGAAATGGGAGGTGATGAAGGGCCGCTTTGCCGGTCAGTCGCAAAGCGGAGGCAAGCCCTGGTTCGCCCGCCCGACCTTTGTGCCAGCGAGGCGCGAGGCGCTGGTGATCGGCGCCGGCCTGGCCGGCTGCGCCACGGCCGCCAGCCTGGCCGCCCGTGGCTGGCAGGTGGGCCTGCTGGAGCGCCACGCCGAACTGGCGCAGGAGGCCTCGGGCAATCCGCAGGGGGTGCTCTATCTCAAGTTGTCGGCCCATGGCACGGCCCTGTCGCGGCTGATCCTCAGCGGCTTCGGCCACACCCGCCGGCTGCTCGAACGGCTCAAACGCGGCCAGGACTGGGACGCCTGCGGCGTGCTGCAACTGGCCTTCGACGCCCAGGAAGGCGCGCGCCAAGCCAAGCTGGCCGCGGCCTTCGCCCCCGAACTGCTGCGCCCAGTCGAGCAGGCCGAAGCCGAAAGCCTGGCCGGGGTCGCCTTGGCCAGCGGCGGCCTGTACTTCCCCGAAGGCGGCTGGGTGCACCCGCCGGCGCTGTGCCGGCGGTTCGCCGAGCACGCCAACATCCGCCTGCTGACGCACCGGGAAGCCCTGGAGCTGCGCCGCGACGGCGCGCTCTGGCAGGCCTGGGCCGGCGACCGCCTGCTCGCCGAGGCGCCGGTGGTGGTGCTGGCCGGCGCCGCCGAGGTGCGCCGCTTCGCGCAGACCGCCGAGCTGCCGCTCAAGCGCATCCGCGGACAAATCACCCGCCTGCAGCAAACCGCCGCCAGCGCGGCGCTGCACACCGTGGTCTGCGCCGAAGGCTATGTCGCCCCGGCACGCGACGGCGAGCACACCCTCGGCGCCAGCTTCGACTTCGCCAGCGACGACCTGACCCCGACCACCGCCGAGCACCTGGGCAACCTCGGCCTGCTGGCGGAGATCTCCACCGACCTGGCCGCGCGCCTGCAGGTCGCCCAACTCAGCCCCGAGCAGCTCGAAGGCCGCGCCGCGTTCCGCTGCACCAGCCCGGACTACCTGCCGATCGTCGGCCCGCTGGCCGACGCCAGCGCCTTCGCCGCGGCCTACGCCGTGCTCGGCAAGGATGCCCGGCAGACGCCGGACGCGCCCTGCCCCTGGCTCGACGGTCTGTACCTCAACAGCGGTCATGGCTCGCGCGGGCTGATCACCGCGCCGCTGGCCGGCGAGTTGCTCGCCGCCTGGCTGGACGACGAGCCGCTGCCGTTGCCGCGCGCAGTGGCCGAAGCCTGCCATCCCAACCGCTTCCTCCGGCGCCGGTTGATCCGCGGCCAGTGA
- a CDS encoding DUF5064 family protein: MFQPGHLHCASRGHGQRFDLHLRYSLRDEVENGRWVDFDLRGSIAGRPFHERFELPRELACNFASAAMRVASKHGLRLPAGTMLFLRDDYEAMFCDLRRRLKIRPGEPLDLQRLADLTPAQPRCAVAESIIRH; the protein is encoded by the coding sequence ATGTTCCAACCCGGTCACCTGCACTGCGCGTCCCGCGGTCACGGACAGCGCTTCGATCTGCACCTGCGCTACAGCTTGCGCGACGAGGTCGAGAACGGCCGCTGGGTGGATTTCGACCTGCGCGGCAGCATCGCCGGCCGGCCCTTTCACGAACGCTTCGAGCTGCCGCGCGAACTGGCCTGCAACTTTGCCAGCGCGGCCATGCGCGTGGCCAGCAAGCACGGCCTGCGCCTGCCTGCCGGCACGATGCTGTTCTTGCGCGACGACTATGAGGCGATGTTTTGCGACCTGCGCCGCCGCCTCAAGATCAGGCCCGGCGAGCCGCTCGATCTGCAGCGCCTGGCCGATCTGACCCCGGCGCAGCCGCGCTGCGCGGTGGCCGAGTCGATCATCCGCCACTGA
- a CDS encoding metal-sensing transcriptional repressor yields the protein MTSPNPSQQDAMLKRLARVEGQIRGIQAMIRRGDECEAIAQQFSAARKALDKAYQEMLACLLEETMLDPDRNDAETLARVRAIFTKYT from the coding sequence ATGACCAGCCCCAACCCCAGCCAGCAGGACGCCATGCTCAAGCGCCTGGCCCGCGTCGAGGGCCAGATCCGTGGCATCCAGGCGATGATCCGCCGCGGCGACGAGTGCGAAGCCATCGCCCAGCAGTTCTCGGCGGCGCGCAAGGCCTTGGACAAGGCCTATCAGGAGATGCTCGCCTGCTTGCTGGAAGAGACCATGCTCGATCCCGACCGCAACGACGCCGAGACCCTGGCGCGGGTCCGCGCGATCTTCACCAAATACACCTGA
- a CDS encoding rhodanese-like domain-containing protein, translated as MTDSVCLIDAQHFAAVRQQGRVRFLVDVRSPAEFRAQHVAGARNVPLDRLDPAQLATQLKGEGLQRGDELYLLCQKGQRARQAAERLQHLLPGVQVIDGGTEACLACGLPGASAASGVISLQRQVQIGAGSLVLLGVTLGTWLHPGWYGLSAFVGAGLTFAGLSDTCGMALLLARMPWNR; from the coding sequence ATGACCGACAGCGTATGCCTGATCGATGCCCAGCACTTTGCCGCCGTCCGCCAGCAAGGCCGGGTGCGCTTCCTGGTCGATGTGCGCAGCCCGGCGGAGTTCCGCGCCCAGCATGTGGCCGGGGCACGCAACGTGCCGCTCGACCGGCTCGACCCGGCGCAACTGGCCACCCAACTCAAGGGCGAAGGCCTGCAACGCGGCGACGAACTCTACCTGCTGTGCCAGAAAGGCCAGCGCGCGCGCCAGGCCGCCGAGCGCCTGCAGCACTTGCTGCCCGGCGTGCAGGTGATCGACGGCGGCACCGAGGCCTGCCTGGCCTGCGGCCTGCCCGGTGCAAGCGCGGCTAGCGGCGTGATCAGCCTGCAGCGCCAGGTGCAGATCGGCGCCGGCAGCCTGGTGCTGCTCGGGGTGACCCTCGGCACCTGGCTGCACCCGGGCTGGTACGGCCTGTCCGCTTTCGTCGGCGCCGGGCTGACCTTCGCCGGCCTCAGCGACACCTGCGGCATGGCCCTGCTGCTGGCGCGCATGCCCTGGAATCGCTGA
- a CDS encoding sulfite exporter TauE/SafE family protein yields the protein MPAMLLEALGIGTVLGLLLGLTGAGGSLVALPLLLSLHLPLRDAIGVSLGAVALTALIGALPRARQGQVAWRPVLLLSLSGLPGNALGQWLGRFVPETLLLIGFCLLVLWSAWRMWRSAGLPRPGQGPLRSLPLVAIGLGVGLLSGLMGVGGGFLVVPALLWFTPLSMLAAAATSMAVIALVSGGGFLLYLSGAQPSPLLLGGLAAGGALGVMVGNQLALRLGGQLLQRLFALLLVATSLSLAGQKLLGGA from the coding sequence ATGCCAGCCATGCTGCTGGAGGCCCTGGGCATCGGCACGGTGCTCGGCCTGCTGCTCGGCCTGACCGGTGCCGGCGGCTCGCTGGTCGCCCTGCCGCTGCTGCTCAGCCTGCACCTGCCGCTGCGCGATGCCATCGGCGTCAGCCTCGGGGCGGTGGCCCTCACCGCCCTGATCGGTGCGCTGCCACGGGCCCGCCAGGGTCAGGTGGCCTGGCGGCCGGTGCTGTTGCTCAGTCTCAGCGGCCTGCCGGGCAACGCCCTGGGTCAGTGGCTGGGCCGCTTCGTCCCCGAAACGCTGCTGCTGATCGGCTTCTGCCTGCTGGTGCTCTGGTCGGCCTGGCGGATGTGGCGCAGCGCCGGGCTGCCGCGCCCCGGCCAGGGACCGCTGCGCAGCCTGCCGCTGGTCGCCATCGGTCTGGGTGTCGGCCTGCTGTCCGGGTTGATGGGCGTCGGCGGCGGCTTTCTGGTCGTTCCCGCGCTACTCTGGTTTACCCCGCTGTCGATGCTGGCCGCCGCCGCCACCTCGATGGCGGTGATCGCCCTGGTCTCCGGCGGCGGCTTCCTGCTCTACCTGAGTGGCGCGCAGCCTTCACCGCTGCTGCTCGGCGGTCTGGCCGCCGGCGGCGCGCTCGGCGTAATGGTCGGCAACCAGCTCGCCCTGCGCCTCGGCGGGCAGTTGCTGCAGCGTTTGTTCGCCCTGCTGCTGGTGGCCACCAGCCTGTCGCTGGCCGGGCAAAAGCTACTGGGAGGTGCCTGA
- a CDS encoding MBL fold metallo-hydrolase: MLFRQLFDVTSSTYSYLLADRGEALLIDPVKDKLDDYLCLLGELELRLVLAVDTHTHADHITALGALRNATGCRSGFGAQSGSTCASFTFADGERLAFGRRELLAWYTPGHTDDSYCFLLPVTAHQPAQLFSGDTLLIRGTGRTDFQNGDARQQWASLQRLLSLPGDTELWPGHDYRGWTRSSIGEEAAHNPRLQVADGEAYAALMAGLKLPNPRLMDIAVAANRACGQS; the protein is encoded by the coding sequence ATGCTGTTTCGCCAACTGTTCGATGTCACCAGCTCGACCTACAGCTACCTGCTCGCCGATCGGGGCGAGGCGCTGCTGATCGACCCGGTCAAGGACAAGCTGGACGACTACCTGTGCCTGCTCGGCGAGCTCGAATTGCGCCTGGTGCTGGCCGTCGACACCCACACCCACGCCGACCACATCACCGCGCTCGGCGCTCTGCGCAACGCCACCGGCTGTCGCAGCGGCTTCGGCGCGCAGAGCGGCAGCACCTGCGCCAGCTTCACCTTCGCCGACGGCGAGCGCCTGGCGTTCGGCCGACGCGAGCTGCTCGCCTGGTACACGCCGGGGCACACCGACGACTCCTACTGCTTCCTCCTGCCGGTCACCGCGCATCAACCGGCCCAGCTGTTCAGCGGCGATACCCTGCTGATTCGCGGCACCGGCCGCACCGACTTCCAGAACGGCGACGCCCGCCAGCAATGGGCCAGTTTGCAGCGCCTGCTGAGCCTGCCGGGCGACACCGAGCTGTGGCCCGGCCACGACTACAGGGGCTGGACCCGCTCGAGCATCGGCGAAGAAGCGGCGCACAACCCGCGCCTGCAGGTCGCCGATGGCGAGGCCTATGCGGCGCTGATGGCCGGACTCAAGCTGCCCAACCCACGGCTGATGGACATCGCCGTGGCGGCCAATCGCGCCTGCGGCCAGAGCTGA